The genomic stretch GCGGTACCGGCCAGGGTCGCCGGTATCGTGAAGTTGAAGTTAGCGCCCCCGTCGGTGGAGAGCCTAAGCTCGAACTTCTGGATCGTGGCGTCGCCATTCGGATCGGAAGCGGTCCACTTGATATCAAAGTCCTGGCCCACCTGTAAGATCTCACCTCCGTTTGGCGCCGTGAGGGTGACGCTCGGGGGCTGATTGGTTGGAGGCGGCGCCGACGTTGAAGGCAGGATGTAGACGATACCGGCTTGCGTGCGAGTGCCCGCGGCGGTCACCGCGTTGGCGAATGGAGCGCCAATGATCAATTCTCCGCCCTGATTGTTGTTTATGTCAGCCGTGCCTATTGCCCATCCTAGTTCGTCGCCGATGGTGATGCTGGCGATGCCACTGCCGTTTGAGTTGGTCTGAAAGGTCGCCCCGTCGAGGCTGGTCTCGATCTTTACCGTCGTTCCAGCGGGTGTAGTCTGGACCCACGATATCGAGGACGTCGATGCGGTTGTTGCGGCAGGGAAGGTGAAGGTGCTGAGGCGCGTCCCGGTCAGAAAATGCCGATCGGTAGGATTGACGATAGTAGCGCCTCCGGTCAACGTGCCGTCGTTATTATTCGCGGTCAGATCATCTGTGTTGCCGGCATTGAAGTTCCAGTTAGCCGCAAGACCCGTTTCGGTGCCCGCCAGCTCGTTTTTGAAATTGTCTAGAATCTGCTGAGCGGTACGCGCAACGTTCCAGACGCGAAGGTCATCGACGTTTGCTTGCAGAAAGCTGGTGCCGGGCGAGTCCTTTCCGATCAGTATCGGATCCGTCTGATCGACTGCGCCCGTCGGGAACGTCACATTCTGAGTGACGTCCAAAGTCCCGTTCTTAAAGAACTGAACCCGATTCTGCGCGCGATCGAACACCACGGCCCAGTGCTGCCAGGTATCAACCGGTACGACGCTTGTGCTCTGCACTGTTGGTTCATCAACAAGCCCGGTAGCACCATCGCCGAAATGGGCGGCGACCTTGAAGGAACTGCCCGATGCTAACGCGACCGCCCAGCCCTTATCCGTAGCGCTGCTCACGGCCGGGCGCGAGCCAATAACTTGCGGAAAGGTCCCGGTGCCCGCGCCGGTCCTCTTGATCCAAAACTCCACCGTCCAGCTTCCAGCCCCGGGCTTAAGAGATGCGCTGTTCGTCACCGTCATGAAGCCGGTCGTGCCGTCCAGCGCGAGCGCCGGGCTGGTCGCAAGCTCTAAATCGCCCAGCGCGGTTGTGTCGCCCGTTATGGGCGTGCTGGCGGCGATCACTTTCGTTAGCGTCCCAATATTAAACTGGGCCTGGGTATCATCGTTCACAACCGGGGGATTGCCGTTAATGCTCACCAGTAGCTGTTGAAGAAAAGGCGTCACGGCTTGATCACCGGTGGTGAGAGTTTGTCTTATGCTCAATTGCTTGCTCGACAGATCATTGTTTACGCCCGACTGTCCGAATATCCGCAGATTGTCCTGCGAGAGGGACAAGTCGCGCACCGGCACCAGCAGCAAGTTCGAACCCCCGAATACGATCGAGACGATCCCACCTCTGTTGTTTGCGCCGGGCGCTCCCACGATCAAGTCGGGAGTGTTATCAGTGTTGTCCGTAGTGTTGTAGCTGCCCGCCGCGACGATCGAGCCGAATCGGTCGCCTGCTTGATTTCCGAACACAGTGACGGTTGCGCTACCGCTTAAAAGGTCGAATCTCTTCTCGGAGCCGACAGCCGGATTCAATGCCGCGCCTCCCTGTAAGACATAAGCCTCGCCGGCGCTCGCACGGGCATCGGCTGGTCCATCCGCGTCCGGCGCGCCCATCAACAAGTCGGGTGTGCCGTCGCCGGTCACGTCGCCCGTTGCCACCGAGACTCCGAGGTGGTCCGCGTCATCGCTGCCGTAAACGGAGACGTTCTGTTGGGTAGCATTGATATCGAATGACTTTGATGTGCCCACCGCCGGAGTCAGGTTGGTGCCGCCAAATATTGCGAACACCGCGCCGGTATCGGTAGCTACAGGAACAAGCGCAACGGCGGTCCTATCGGCAAGCGGCGCTCCCGCTATTATGTCGGCGATTCCACCGCCGTTTATGTCAGCTATCGCGACAGAAGCGCCCAGTGCGTCTCCAGTTTTTCCGAACACAATGACATTGGCCGGTGTGGCTACAAGGTCGATCACCGTTGTTGCGCCGCCGATCGGATTAAGCTGTGATCCTCCGTATTGCGCATAGGCGGCCCCGGCGCCTGGCCGGGAGCTTCCGTCTGGGCCGTTGTTACCCGGAGCGCCCACTAGAATGTCTTTGACGGCTTGCTGGGCAGGAGTTTGAGCGGTGAGGCCACCCACGTTACCCACTGCTACCGACGCGCCAAACTGGTCGCCCGTGTTCACCCCGAAAAGCGCCACGTTCGCGGCATTCGCAGTGGCCAGATCGATTGTGTGAGGGTTGCTCAAAGCAGCGGAGCCGAAGATCACGAACACGGCTCCAGTGTCATTGCGCGCCGGCGGAGGTGGCGCCACTGCGCCTGGGAAATCGGCTCCTGGGGCTCCGATCGAGATGTCATCAATACCGTCACCGTTAACATCGCCAATCGCCAGAGAGAAGCCGAGCTTGTCGCCTGTCTTTGCGCCCAGAATCGTAATCTCGGCTTGACCGGCATTAGTATCGATTGTCCCCGATAGCCCCGACTTTCCGAGAACGATGTAAGCGATTCCCGCGCTGGTGCGAGTTTGCGGTGGGCCTACCGCCGGGTTAACCGTGAAGGTTGCATCGGGCGCGCCGGTCACCACATCAGGAATACCGTCTCCGTTAACGTCCCCCGTGGCTATCGCGTGCGCGCGCATGTTGGTGAGGTTAACGCCAAAGTTTCCCGCCGTGCCGTTGCCGCTGAGATGTTGGTTTGTAGTTGCGCCGAGAATTGTTGCGTTCGCTTCGGTCGCGACATTTATGAACCGGAGCGCTTCTGCTTGTTGGAACCCGGCGCTGGTTGAAAGAAGTAAGGTAGACGGGATGATCGCGGTAAGAGATGCCACCGCCAGGACGTTCGCTAGCGTTCTTATCTTTTTGTAAAACTTCATTTGATCTCTGCCTCCTCTAGGTAAGTCTAGTCGGTTCGTTTTGCCAACCTTCATTCATTGGAAACTGAGAAACTGGCTAAGCGCGCCGTTCACGGTCAGCTCGCTTTCCTGAGCGCTTGGATTGTCCACTGCCGAGCGAGTTGAGCCTGGGAGGAAGAGGCTCCTCACAACCAACTTCAAGAAGTCTATCACCCGGCGCTGGTGCGGGGCAATCGTGGTGTCCGACGACCGAATTGACACTGCCGAGACTCGTGATTAACAAGATCCTTTCGTCAGATCCCGCGGGGAGCATGGATCTGAGACATGGACAATCACGCCTCCCCCAACCTTTGACTCGAGGTGACAATACAAAGACGAATTACTGCAACTCATATGCCCGACAGCGAGGAAAGGGTTTCATCCTCTATTCGGAAAAAAGCGCTTGGTCGATCCCTGATTGAGCCTCGATCAGGGTGCCTCCATGTATACTAAGTTCGCCAATTAAGTATCCAGCCGACATTCACTACCCATTTGCGATCGATTATTCCAGGTGCTCATTTTCCTTT from Acidobacteriota bacterium encodes the following:
- a CDS encoding LamG-like jellyroll fold domain-containing protein, with product MKFYKKIRTLANVLAVASLTAIIPSTLLLSTSAGFQQAEALRFINVATEANATILGATTNQHLSGNGTAGNFGVNLTNMRAHAIATGDVNGDGIPDVVTGAPDATFTVNPAVGPPQTRTSAGIAYIVLGKSGLSGTIDTNAGQAEITILGAKTGDKLGFSLAIGDVNGDGIDDISIGAPGADFPGAVAPPPPARNDTGAVFVIFGSAALSNPHTIDLATANAANVALFGVNTGDQFGASVAVGNVGGLTAQTPAQQAVKDILVGAPGNNGPDGSSRPGAGAAYAQYGGSQLNPIGGATTVIDLVATPANVIVFGKTGDALGASVAIADINGGGIADIIAGAPLADRTAVALVPVATDTGAVFAIFGGTNLTPAVGTSKSFDINATQQNVSVYGSDDADHLGVSVATGDVTGDGTPDLLMGAPDADGPADARASAGEAYVLQGGAALNPAVGSEKRFDLLSGSATVTVFGNQAGDRFGSIVAAGSYNTTDNTDNTPDLIVGAPGANNRGGIVSIVFGGSNLLLVPVRDLSLSQDNLRIFGQSGVNNDLSSKQLSIRQTLTTGDQAVTPFLQQLLVSINGNPPVVNDDTQAQFNIGTLTKVIAASTPITGDTTALGDLELATSPALALDGTTGFMTVTNSASLKPGAGSWTVEFWIKRTGAGTGTFPQVIGSRPAVSSATDKGWAVALASGSSFKVAAHFGDGATGLVDEPTVQSTSVVPVDTWQHWAVVFDRAQNRVQFFKNGTLDVTQNVTFPTGAVDQTDPILIGKDSPGTSFLQANVDDLRVWNVARTAQQILDNFKNELAGTETGLAANWNFNAGNTDDLTANNNDGTLTGGATIVNPTDRHFLTGTRLSTFTFPAATTASTSSISWVQTTPAGTTVKIETSLDGATFQTNSNGSGIASITIGDELGWAIGTADINNNQGGELIIGAPFANAVTAAGTRTQAGIVYILPSTSAPPPTNQPPSVTLTAPNGGEILQVGQDFDIKWTASDPNGDATIQKFELRLSTDGGANFNFTIPATLAGTARMFTWKVPVGFSTTQGRIRVIVTDNGDLTAQDASNANFTITDVGVIATLVSPNGGESLRFGQQFTITWTIDPAVAALVKGFDLNLSTDSGLTFPIKIAPGGDPSQPALVSAARSFPWTVPSICTSTARVAVVTTTLSNQRTSIISAANFVISDVGPTIDTSSMFIQDDFRLFLLTTPPAVGSEVVFSDTTVVEVSSDASGTTFFTFSKSPKIKKAGRKYLSKGTINGVELGVFLPNGATRVIRITKPPCGITLFKVFRSGEQLLLAAADETDSQPIVQQRVWQ